From Rhodanobacteraceae bacterium, the proteins below share one genomic window:
- a CDS encoding Multicopper oxidase, whose protein sequence is MSHVQVREPFSEAWPAMTRTALRVAFGLIWVANAAFTWTSGFAVHYVGYLHNAAQGQPAWSAWWFNFWIALVTPHADLFVWLTRIIETALALALVLGFARKTVYLLGALFSLLVWSTAEGFGGPYTVGATNMGSGIVYVLVFIALMVINSRSGPSPYSLDFYIEKAWPNWRSVSEWRSDTLPATVHPVSWRVQGPVLFGIAVLVFFLVAGLHSSLHVKPPTPTAAAAAVSPLSLASTTPVQQARDARLPPLQPGGSVDVNVDATDASVSIASGVEYQAWTFGKSVPGPVIHVRQGQTVNVTFTNHGTMEHSLDFHSAITPPNLHYAELKPGEKMTYSFVAKVPGAFLYHCGTPPVLLHIGNGMYGAIIVDPATPLPPAAESYVIVQSEWYTQQISGKLMGPDFQKMKDERPDEVVFNGIAFQYKDHPLTATPGKLVRIYFVNAGPDLWSSFHVIGGIFDKVYPGGDAAQAINGVSTYSVGPGAGAIFDITLDQPGNYVFVDHDMAHAIIGAQGVLQVGDAAAISAEKPPIAAMQTPAVATTVAPPIGAPPNASAPAGAYKFDPAHGASLYTTNCSACHQATGTGLPGAFPPLKDNPAVLNPDPAKQIDVVLHGLHGEAINGTTYPSAMPPFGPSLSDADIADIINHERSSWGNQGKLITADQVKAGRAKGPGK, encoded by the coding sequence ATGTCCCACGTGCAAGTCCGTGAGCCGTTTTCCGAAGCGTGGCCGGCGATGACGCGAACCGCGTTGCGCGTCGCCTTCGGCCTGATCTGGGTCGCGAATGCAGCGTTCACCTGGACGTCGGGATTCGCAGTCCACTACGTCGGTTACCTGCACAACGCCGCGCAGGGCCAGCCGGCGTGGTCGGCGTGGTGGTTCAACTTCTGGATCGCGCTGGTCACGCCGCACGCCGATCTGTTCGTGTGGCTCACGCGCATCATCGAGACAGCGCTGGCACTGGCGCTGGTGCTCGGGTTCGCGCGCAAGACCGTGTACCTGCTGGGCGCGTTGTTCAGCCTGCTGGTGTGGAGCACTGCCGAAGGCTTCGGTGGGCCGTACACGGTGGGCGCCACCAACATGGGGTCGGGCATCGTTTACGTGCTGGTGTTCATCGCGCTGATGGTGATCAACAGCCGCTCGGGCCCGAGTCCGTACAGCCTCGACTTTTACATCGAAAAGGCATGGCCGAACTGGCGCAGCGTTTCGGAATGGCGCAGCGACACCTTGCCGGCGACGGTGCATCCGGTTTCGTGGCGCGTGCAGGGGCCGGTGCTGTTCGGCATCGCGGTGCTGGTGTTCTTCCTGGTGGCGGGTTTGCACAGCAGCCTGCACGTGAAGCCGCCTACGCCCACCGCCGCCGCTGCTGCGGTGTCGCCGTTGTCGCTCGCATCGACGACGCCGGTGCAACAGGCGCGGGATGCGCGCCTGCCGCCGCTGCAACCGGGCGGCAGCGTCGACGTGAATGTCGATGCGACCGATGCCTCGGTCTCGATCGCCAGCGGCGTCGAATACCAGGCCTGGACCTTCGGCAAGAGCGTGCCGGGACCGGTGATCCATGTCCGCCAGGGACAGACCGTCAACGTGACGTTCACCAACCACGGCACGATGGAGCACTCGCTGGATTTCCATTCCGCGATCACGCCGCCGAACCTGCATTACGCGGAACTCAAGCCCGGCGAGAAGATGACCTATTCGTTTGTCGCCAAGGTGCCGGGCGCGTTCCTTTACCACTGCGGTACGCCGCCGGTGTTGTTGCACATCGGCAACGGCATGTACGGCGCGATCATCGTCGACCCGGCCACGCCGCTGCCACCGGCCGCGGAAAGCTACGTGATCGTGCAGAGCGAGTGGTACACGCAGCAGATCTCCGGCAAGTTGATGGGTCCGGATTTCCAGAAAATGAAGGACGAGCGGCCCGACGAAGTGGTGTTCAACGGCATCGCCTTCCAGTACAAGGATCATCCGCTGACGGCGACGCCCGGCAAGCTGGTGCGCATCTACTTCGTCAATGCCGGCCCCGACCTGTGGTCGTCGTTCCACGTGATCGGCGGAATCTTCGACAAGGTTTATCCCGGCGGCGACGCGGCCCAGGCCATCAACGGTGTCTCCACGTACAGCGTCGGGCCCGGCGCGGGTGCGATCTTCGACATCACGCTCGACCAGCCCGGCAACTACGTGTTCGTCGATCACGACATGGCGCACGCGATCATCGGCGCGCAGGGCGTGCTGCAGGTGGGCGATGCCGCCGCGATCTCGGCGGAGAAACCGCCGATCGCCGCGATGCAGACCCCGGCCGTTGCGACCACCGTGGCACCGCCGATCGGTGCGCCGCCGAATGCCTCCGCGCCGGCCGGTGCGTACAAGTTCGATCCCGCACATGGTGCCTCGCTGTACACCACCAATTGCTCGGCCTGCCATCAGGCGACCGGCACGGGGCTTCCCGGCGCATTCCCGCCACTGAAGGACAATCCGGCCGTGCTGAACCCCGATCCGGCCAAGCAGATCGACGTGGTGCTGCATGGCTTGCACGGCGAGGCCATCAACGGCACCACCTATCCGAGCGCGATGCCGCCGTTCGGTCCATCGCTCAGTGATGCCGACATCGCCGACATCATCAACCACGAGCGTTCCTCGTGGGGCAACCAGGGCAAGTTGATCACCGCTGACCAGGTGAAGGCCGGGCGCGCGAAGGGGCCGGGAAAATAG
- a CDS encoding Threonyl-tRNA synthetase — MITITLPDNSTKSFDAPPSVRDVAASIGAGLAKAALAGKIDGKLVDLSRTVDHDARVEIVTEKSPEALDVIRHSTAHLLAQAVQRLYPGTQVTIGPVIEDGFYYDFAPKGEPFKPEDLPAIEAEMQKIAKESLPLSRSVKSRDEAVKFFREIGEDYKAEIIESIPSNEELSLYSQGEFTDLCRGPHVPDTGRLKAFKLMKTAGAYWRGDSDNAMLSRIYGTAWLNDKDLKAYLTRIEEAEKRDHRKLGKQLDLFHMQEEAPGMAFWHPKGWTLWQQVEQYMRKVYRDSGYDEVRCPSILDVSLWKKSGHWDNYKDNMFFTESEKRTYAVKPMNCPGHVQIFKQGLHSYRDLPIRIGEFGGCTRNEPSGALHGLLRVRNFTQDDGHVFCTEDQIESEVVEFHKQALKVYEDFGFKDVELMLALRPDARIGDDAIWDKSEEALRAALRKAGAEWTELPGEGAFYGPKIEYHLRDAIGRDWQLGTMQVDFSMPGRLGAEYVGEDSQRHVPVMLHRAIVGSMERFIGILIEHHAGNFPTWLAPVQAVVLNITDAQADYARQVAASLNEAGFRAQADLRNEKIGYKIREHTLQKVPWLLVIGDREKEKGAISVRTRSGEDLGSMSLPAFVERLQAEVGPH; from the coding sequence ATGATCACGATCACGCTCCCCGACAACAGCACCAAATCCTTCGACGCGCCGCCCAGCGTGCGCGACGTGGCCGCGTCGATCGGCGCCGGACTCGCCAAGGCCGCGCTGGCCGGCAAGATCGACGGCAAGCTGGTGGATCTTTCGCGCACCGTCGACCACGACGCGCGCGTCGAGATCGTCACCGAGAAATCGCCCGAGGCTTTGGATGTCATCCGCCACTCGACCGCGCATCTTCTGGCGCAAGCCGTGCAGCGGCTGTATCCCGGCACGCAGGTGACGATCGGGCCGGTGATCGAGGACGGCTTCTATTACGACTTCGCGCCCAAAGGCGAACCGTTCAAACCGGAAGACCTGCCCGCGATCGAAGCCGAGATGCAGAAGATCGCGAAGGAATCGCTGCCGTTGTCGCGCAGCGTGAAATCGCGCGACGAGGCGGTGAAGTTCTTCCGCGAGATCGGCGAGGACTACAAGGCGGAGATCATCGAATCGATCCCGTCGAACGAGGAACTGTCGCTGTATTCGCAGGGCGAGTTCACGGATTTGTGCCGCGGACCGCACGTGCCGGATACCGGGCGGCTGAAGGCGTTCAAGCTGATGAAGACCGCGGGCGCATACTGGCGCGGCGATTCCGACAACGCGATGCTGTCGCGCATCTACGGCACCGCGTGGTTGAACGACAAGGATCTGAAGGCCTACCTCACGCGCATCGAGGAAGCCGAAAAGCGCGACCACCGCAAGCTCGGCAAGCAGCTCGACCTGTTCCACATGCAGGAAGAGGCGCCGGGCATGGCGTTCTGGCACCCCAAGGGCTGGACGCTGTGGCAGCAGGTCGAGCAGTACATGCGCAAGGTCTATCGGGATTCCGGTTACGACGAAGTGCGCTGTCCGTCGATCCTCGATGTGTCGCTGTGGAAGAAGTCGGGCCATTGGGACAACTACAAGGACAACATGTTCTTCACCGAATCGGAAAAGCGCACCTACGCGGTGAAACCCATGAACTGCCCGGGCCACGTGCAGATTTTCAAACAGGGCCTGCACAGTTACCGCGACCTGCCGATCCGCATCGGCGAGTTCGGCGGCTGCACCCGCAACGAGCCGTCGGGCGCGCTGCACGGCCTGTTGCGTGTGCGCAACTTCACCCAGGACGACGGCCACGTCTTCTGCACCGAAGACCAGATCGAATCCGAAGTGGTGGAATTCCACAAGCAGGCACTGAAGGTGTACGAAGACTTCGGCTTCAAGGACGTGGAACTGATGCTGGCGCTGCGCCCCGACGCGCGCATCGGCGACGACGCGATCTGGGACAAGTCCGAGGAGGCCCTGCGCGCGGCGCTTCGCAAGGCCGGCGCGGAATGGACGGAGCTGCCGGGCGAGGGCGCCTTCTACGGTCCCAAGATCGAATACCACCTGCGCGATGCGATCGGCCGCGACTGGCAGCTCGGCACCATGCAGGTCGATTTCTCGATGCCGGGCCGGCTGGGCGCCGAATACGTCGGCGAGGATTCCCAGCGCCACGTGCCGGTGATGCTGCACCGGGCCATCGTCGGGTCGATGGAACGCTTCATCGGCATCCTGATCGAGCACCACGCCGGCAACTTCCCGACCTGGCTCGCGCCGGTCCAGGCCGTGGTCCTGAACATCACCGACGCCCAGGCCGATTACGCCCGGCAGGTGGCCGCCAGCCTGAACGAGGCGGGTTTCCGGGCCCAGGCCGATTTGCGCAACGAGAAAATCGGCTATAAAATCCGCGAGCATACGTTGCAAAAGGTGCCTTGGCTCCTCGTGATCGGCGATCGCGAGAAGGAGAAGGGCGCCATTTCCGTGCGTACACGTTCGGGGGAAGACCTGGGCAGCATGTCGCTGCCGGCCTTCGTCGAGCGTTTGCAGGCTGAAGTTGGCCCGCACTGA
- a CDS encoding Translation initiation factor 3 has product MRVIGADGEQVGVLERDEALAMAEDAGLDLVEIQPTAEPPVCRIMDFGKFKFEQQKKAAAQRKKSKQIEIKELKFRPTTDVGDYNIKLRNLQRFIEEGDKVKVNIRFRGREMRHQELGMELAHRIQNDITEFGVVDQFPRMEGRQMTMMISPKKK; this is encoded by the coding sequence GTGCGGGTCATCGGCGCCGATGGCGAGCAGGTTGGGGTCCTCGAACGCGACGAGGCACTGGCGATGGCCGAGGATGCGGGCCTGGATCTGGTCGAAATCCAGCCGACCGCCGAGCCGCCCGTTTGCCGGATCATGGATTTCGGCAAGTTCAAGTTCGAGCAGCAGAAGAAGGCTGCCGCGCAGCGCAAGAAATCCAAGCAGATCGAGATCAAGGAATTGAAGTTCCGCCCGACCACGGACGTCGGCGACTACAACATCAAGCTGCGCAACCTGCAGCGGTTCATCGAGGAAGGCGACAAGGTCAAGGTGAACATCCGCTTCCGTGGCCGCGAAATGCGGCACCAGGAGCTCGGGATGGAGCTGGCCCATCGCATCCAGAACGACATCACGGAGTTCGGTGTCGTCGATCAGTTCCCGCGCATGGAAGGGCGCCAGATGACCATGATGATTTCCCCCAAAAAGAAATAA